The Topomyia yanbarensis strain Yona2022 chromosome 3, ASM3024719v1, whole genome shotgun sequence nucleotide sequence TGTGGTTGCCATTAGTAGTAAAAATATAcgtttttatttacattttaatataaaataaagtgattaaaatataaaaaatctccacaaatgttttgaaaacaAATAACAAATTGCCACATTTAAGACTTTTTTTATCGTTCCTTTCGACCGGAAAGAAATCTCCAAACTCTGGACCGAGTATCTGCTTACTTCAAACTTTGATTTTACTCATTTATCGTGTCTCAATTTTCCTAGATAATAGATGTACACTCAGCTTAGCCATCGCACTAACTTAATGTGTCATTAGAAGAGAGTTTCCTAACTGCGTTCGGGGCACGATACTCGACTCGATTTAAAAAGATTCAACAACAAATAGTACAACTACGTTTTTGTTTGCCTACTCTTCAGTGATAGACAAAAAAGGTTTTCACTTTTTTAATTCCGCTATACAATTGATTAAAATACGCTTTAGAGCTGTGACTGAAGGTATGCTAAAAAATTGACGCCATCGAAACGGACCATGGTTCGATTTCTACCATCATTGCGTCATAATTTGCAAGCTACTTTTCGGCTATTACAGTAAGCCCTCCTTTTATTCTTAGAATGTGTTTGTGTGCTGAGAAAAACTGGGTGAAACTGGCTGATTATTAATATTTTGTCTTCTAGGTTAATCTATGGGTTTGTTGCTTGTTGTAACAAATGAAATTACGTTACTGCCAAAAAAGACAAGAATGGGTTTGAAGCCTAAGCAGTTGGGGTTTGCGGTGTTTTCGGTGTTGTAGAACCGGGCTCGCTGTTTGCATTACCAGGAGTTTCCGGTGGACTGTTAGCCGTAGCCGGAGTACCAACGCTCGCAGGTACTACTTTGTCACGCTCTCGCTCACGCCCCGGACGGAACGCTTCTAGTAGAGCATCCACCCGGGCCTCTGTTGGACCCCAACGCTGAAAGCCGGCATTATTCTGCAGCCATACCACCATCGTACCATGGATGCTCTTAAAGTTTACATCCGACCTGGAAAGGAGGAATCAACCGTTAATAATAATAGGATCTCGCATTGAAACCCttagaaaaaatcgttccaaGAGTCTAATATAATCGAAAGAACACCGCGTACTTTGGTATACAGTGTTGCAACCCATGGCGGTACTCGTGCTCCATTCCCATTACCACAACTTGCTTGCGTTTGAAATGGCTATCCTCAATTTTCGAGAGACACTGTAACGCCGGTTCTTTCCACTCCTGTAGAAAAACTATGAAactaaaacagaaaaatttAAATGGTTCTCCGTCATTGTTACAAAAATTAGTTTCAAGCTAACCTCAACGGATCCACCGAATCCGTCAGCAACCGGTCGATATGCCGGAGCGTAGCATCGATCAACTCTTCGCAGTAGGGCGGATTGACCTGGAACGAACCGGACACTGGTTTGAACTCGAGAAACGAACCCCTCGAGCCAAAGTACGAATCTGTATCACCGAACGCCGAACAGTACTGCCGAAAGTAGCAGTTCAATGGGCTGGCGAAGCACTCGAACGTCACACCAAAATGCTGATGGAGACACTCGAAAACCACTGCCGGAAGTGCCGATTGGGTTAGCTCCGGTTCCTGCTGGTTGTAGTTGACATTGCACAGAAACGTTGAGTAGCGCTTCAACATGCAGTACACCCGTCCGATGAAGAAGTCGAACTTTTTGTCATCGAAGCAGTTGTAGCGATACAATTGCTCCTGGAAAGAACAAAtgtaaattttttaactttcttcCAATGTTTAGACCTGTCAAGTACTAACCAATTTCTGCAAATGCGAACTGTTGATAGTGTGCGTATCGGGTCCTGGCAGGGACGCGTGCGTATATTTAATGGTCATGTGCTCCCTGTCGGTGTTGTAATCTATTTGGGGCATCCGGGGCGATGGAATAGCAAACTGCACTGGGTAGCACCATACCTTTCGCATTAACGGTGGTTGCAGTGGCTGTGTCAATTCCTGAATGCCACTTTCCTTCAAAATTTGACTGTGTCGTTCGCGAATCGCTTTACTGTGCTGTGCCGACAAATGATAAGTCTTCATGCAAAGCTGTTCAACGCTGTTCCTAACCGTACCGATAATGTGCGGTTCACACTGTCGCCTCAAATGAGTCAACCTATCCTGGAAATCTTCGTAACTTGCTCCAACGGTCTTCCGCAACCATTCGTACGTTTCCTCAGCGTTCCACTTTACAACCTTCTTACTCTCGACCGAGGCGGATCGCCGTTCAACGATTTTCTTTGCGGCATCGCAGTACCGCGAAAGCTGCTTTCGAGCATCACCGGTGAACTTTGGCTTGACGATTTTAATCGGAATATCCCGTATTATTTCTCTATACATTTGCTGTGAGATTTCCGGCTGGCACACACTGGGAAGCATAGGATCGCAACCTCTATCAATTATCTTCCGTTCCATAAGCCAGCGATTGAATGACCCTGCAGGAGGGTTGATAGATTCACGTTTAGTACATAGATCCTCGTAGGTTTTGTATAGCCGTACGGTTAGAACACCGCGCATGGCTTCCACTTCAGGGCTCGGTTGCGGATACATTGTTGGAATGCGGTCATACATTACAACGTTAGTCGGGATCTCCAGGTCCCATGGGCCAggcaaaacatattttttgagAGGCGGAGGACCACCAGTTccttgctgttgttgttgctggttatGATTTTGAATATCCTCCGAAGCTCTTCGTTTGAGTGCGTTATTATTCTGTTGCGGTGCTGGCCCATTTTGACCGGTGTGACAAATTCCAAGTGGATCCGTTAAAGGATCGAACTGCTGAGTGCCCCGATTAAGCATCGGAGGTTCCCAAAGAGATTCACCGGTTAGTTTGTTCCAGAAGTAGGGACGTCCCTCCCTTTTTGACCAGAACTTGCGCCAACCTTGATTTACAAGCTCTGGGAGCAATTCTTCGGAATAACTCGGTCCCGGTGTCTGGTTGGGACCGGGGGTAGTTTGTGGTGTATGGGATACATCCGGTGGAGTGGTTTTTGTTGGGGTCATTGGTGCCACGCTAGATGTAGGACTTGTGGCTTGATGCAGGGGAGTTTGGTTCGGATGTGGATGGGGTGACTGAGTGAGCGGATGTTGTAGAGAAGGATGGGGAGATCCTTGCAGATGATGAGGGTGGTGCATTTGATGGTGTTGAGGGGGCACATGTTGCTGATGAAGCGGTTGTTGGTGCGGTTGGGGTGTAGGttgatgctgctgctgttgtatttgaagttgctgctgttgctgttgttgtagttgctgctgctgctgctgttgttgttgttgctgttgctgctgttgttgatGCTGTTCAGCCAAAGCAGGGTTCGTTAGTTGTTCCCATGCAGAGGGACCGGGAAGGACAGTTTCCTTATTACTCGTGCTGATATCGTTCATTTTTCATTGATTTTCAAATCTGAGAAATagggaaaattaaaaaaaattatattagctACTGCAAAATTACTTTTTAATGGATATGCTCCTTTGTGGCTTAAAATTTGAGGCTCAAATGTGTTGTCATGTTATCATCGCAGTAAATTTCTTCGATAGTTTGTTATCAGCAGAACCGGTTATATATATTCTGCAGCGTATCACCTATGAATTCACCACGAAAATCTCGTCTTTCTCTTTTAACCCTCTGCACTAGAATTCCAAAGCAGCgtgtactcagtgcactagcatgACTTCTGGACGGTTAAGGAtatgaacacgatttttaataaCACATAGCCCCCTGTCAAACTTTCTTGGCTTGTGCCGACCAATTTAACATCCCTACATAGCCATCTAGGCAGTGTTTCTTCACTAATTACTCACCCATGTTCTCATGTTAGTTGGTATCACTAGCTTGCTGTTCGTCTCGCCACTACCGCTAGAGTTCCGACAGTACTAGTATTAGTTTTTTACATTTGATTTAGTTCACATGGTTCAATGCGATAGCTTGACTGAGTCGTGGATCTATTATTATACTTTAAAACACGTAAGAAGCAAAAATAAATATCGAATTATCCGAATGATGTGTGCAATACTGTTACTACTGTGCATGGAGGAGCTTTCTCGCCGCGTGGAAAGATTTGCTGCATTGTATACTGTAGATAGGGGTCTGACGGTCTGTATCGTTTGCGTACACGTacatgttgtcgtttgtcgtTACTACTATATGCGTTGGGTTTTGTTATGATCATTGACGGAATAACCCTTTCCGACTTAGCAGAAGACGTTAATGGCTTACGTTTGTGTTTATTACTAGGCCTTATATGTAACATTCTCACCACACAAACTTCGTTGCGAAAACGTTTTTCTTTATTATTTAACAAATACCACCTCTTCGTATTTCgacatgaaaattaaaaatatctattcTATTCGATAGTACACGGTTCCGAATCGTGCGGGCCAGCTTCCGCACTGACCGATATGAATAATTAGACTGTATTAATCTTACTGCAGTGCCGGCGGCATTTCGTGTGCTCTCGTTTCAACACATCAAAGCAACTATATTCTCCACACTAATCCAAAGCATATTTTTTCACTCAGCTGCAAATACAGGGCAGACAAGGTCTAAGTGCTCCGGGATTTCTGTGACATTTCCACACTTTGGATTGGAAAATGACGACGCGTGTCCAAACCAATGAAATAACCATGGCCAGACAGGAACTCCGCTATGTTCCTGATGCCACAGCCCTATGAAGATCCTAGGAAGAAGACGACACTTGTAACTACATGGCTTAGCGTTGTTCGGTATAATTCTAGGTAAAGCTTGAGTTGCCGCTGTCTCGCGGACATAGTCGACAGAACTTTTGATGTTCCTTCATCAAGACATGCAAGCTTCTCTGCCTGCGCTGAATGATCAGATCCCAGTTTTATCGCAATATATTCAGATAGTCTCCTACGACGAATCTAGGTGAGTCATTCCACGAAGGTACGTAAATTGGTACTGATATTTTGCACGGCataatgcgttagcttaaaagAACGGTGGCTCTTTTAATTAGCATTCACAATgtgtaaataataataaataattcgaACTTTATTGCatatccatcggatcttgtgTACGCGATTTGTTACTTCGCGTAAAGACCTTCTTTCTTGATGGCGATCCATGAGCTGCATCGCCTGCTGTTGCGTGAGGGTCAATTAGTCCGCATTCTCTCGGCTTATCGTTTTCGTCCAAGCTATCCTCGCTATTGATgttttcacgattacctggtttgagttgcTTGAAGGGACTACGGTTCACGATCGAATATTATAGtgttttttgtcattttctttATTGTCGGCGGTGCTGGTAGTTGATTGAGAAGTAGTGTTGCGTTAATAATGATTAAAGTTAAATTTGGTGCAATATGAGGTATTTAAAGGGAACGTGCAGGTACGCAGCacccccagtgagcaaattttctggcagagaccgctctgctagatttctgtaagtcttagtttggcagccctgtcagatttctgcgcgtatccggTCGGGTTatttgagctagggcgaactcggtttcgctcgcgttttctggcaaattttgacatgaaccgagctaaaccctggcataactcggacgcaaactgtgcaaagatcctggcaattcctacctggtggaatttagcacgaatcgagcaaaacatctgacaaagatgtggcaggaagcgtacagagatcttggccgtacatttctgggtggattctggataaaagtgagcagcatcggttggtttaaccgcttctgtcagaaacggttgttgcatttcagCGAATTCGTTgtcagaattctcgcacaaatcgcgcaaaatgctcgcagaaactctgccagcatcaatttcgctttgctcaacttttgctaactttctgctagCAACGCTGACCGGGACCCCGCTTGGAAGAAAAACGAGCAGCCAGCAAAAATCCGTCAGGATtccggcagctgtcaaaattatcaaaatggcgctgccagaattcagctatactccttccagttatggcaggcagattcgcctcaccggttcttttttgtttatcgttgtttcattttcgccatatttatatttttccaagaaggatagttttggcagatgaaaaaataggaagaaacaaagattttggtttcaaacaaGGTAAGTAACATGGATTTCATGTCTCCAgacatgtttttattataaatttacataaaattaaaaaaaattaagaaaaaatacaagcaaaaccggtcctgccggtgcgtgcctggcaaaaatccggcagaaaaaaccgttaataaccgtaaggcgaaaaattctgccagaaacggttgttgcatttgagccggcCGGCTGGGCAGCGCTCTGCCAGCCAGACCCCCAGAAATTCTGCCAGTTTTTATTTCGCTGGCGGCTATCTGGGGGAATCCTGCCAGGCACGTCCGAGCGGGACCGTGAAATCATGACTGAAGAAAAATCTACACTGCGCGCAAAAGTAAATGGTTGGCAACAGCCTCCTGTCAAGGAtggcgtctctgtacagcctGCATTACTGCTATGAAAACCAAAGCAATAATTTCTGATCCAATCATTAAAAGCTTTATTAGGTTACTGagtgtcgattttctgaatgatatagTATCTAATCATCTGGAAAGATGCAAAACGTTGTGTGAAATGCTTGAATATTGTGCATAAAGCCGAAATTAATTCTATGTTTGGGGCTTTATTGCTATAAAGCCCCATATATGTGGGTCGCTGTCAAACTACATATattggtatagggttgccagagaGCTGGTTGGCAACAATGATTGGAAAATTTCAACGAAAGAGAGGGAAAAATCCAGCCCggtgacaacttgacagatagtgcttgtttcatatatgtaccactaatttgatggtggcgctagtatgccttctccgtacgagtaccacgaacaacgaaacgaaatagttacaagagaaaagcgtgtttcgttacgtgtgttatgaacgccgtcaatgtagcaagaacaacatttagaaaatgcgtattccaaaatgtggataaagaaacaattattagagaataaatttatccctaactggaaactgtcagcaaggtacataaatcttattataaatttcaCTGGAAGTCgttggttttttttattgttgtgttaagtgtgtaatcggtaaatcatttttgttttttgtccgAGAAATGtgaatgaaaatcattttgaccaatgaaagtaaatcaccaagcgtaacaattcgtgaacatatgacatcttgtttcaaattgattaagaacgtcaagaattctagaattTTGTTTGGGAATATAAACGAAATATGTGATAATATCATATCTACACATTTAGCAAAATTTGTTTTGGATAGAATTTGTGCGCTTctaccagaattctggcagcaaaccggtagtgcccggttttagcaagaatgctgccaggaatatacaattatgttcgactcttgccagagttttgttcgactttttcaataattctgtccaaaagattttgcgatggttttggtacggatTCCTTCAGAATTCATTTCGCATATTACTCAGCTCCAGCCCGACAGAAAACTAATTAAACGGTGTCTAGCGGAGGATTTAATGTTGGTTCGATcccgaagattttcggaaatttcaatataagtggaagtgactcgattttgaaagccatcttcttgtatttctaaaaatcgatttatttttcttggattttttagatccaaaatggaatctatgtttctgcTAAGGTATGGACAGTTTCTAATTTGagcagcgaaataaatttggtgatagaaatgcttaaattgttcatttttacagatatagaaaataatagatggaatgcgccttttttaaattttgttccattcgagccgccatgacatcaccaaatcaccacaaaatttgcttataagttcaatatatgggagctgtcaagttgtccccgggctggaaAAATCGAAACAGGACCGCGTATTCGGTGGAAGGCTTCACAATTCCGGGCTGTGCGAAAGCGTAAACGTGTCCTCAATGCTAAAGACGCTGAATATAGACTCGAtacgtcaatcgtttgtttaccatttatccgTCAGTGTCATTTCAATCGAGCACGAGGCCTGTCAAAAGCCCTCaatccgaaaaaaaaatcgcttcgaatcacgtatatggcacccctatccctcttgcattgaactgacataagtcaacatctcagcgggcacaaaTTATGGgacccactgacagttcaaattgttctgctcgtTTTGCACAAGTCAGATACCGTGTACGGCATGACTCAACTTTTAGACAtttgttgaaaatcgaaaatattggacagctaattgaagaaatgtgttgttttgaacatgtcggtgaataataaaaactttgtggatcgacctaggggcagatcacttgtgatgcatttttaaaaatcagcgaaattaaatgcatttatttccatcaaaatagaaattcataatgtattttgcgttgcgtgcaatgtttttgcgttgcgtgcaatgtttttgcgttgcctgcaatgtggtttgcgttgcgtgtaagacgtcaaaaccctatagaaaaactagccctacatttaacaaaacgtcgaacaaagtggatcagcgtaggacgtttgttatgtggtttttatttgaggcgaaactgagtcagttcctaaccccaactgctgtcaaaatgtatgaactgacagcggttggggttagaacctgactcagtttcaggttcaagcgaaatcgccattaaacaaacttttctgcgagggagtgccaagctgatgcaaaaatggaaattttttctaatttgatgcaaatttgttatacattcttagagtgatctgcccctagggatcgaccctaacgcg carries:
- the LOC131689210 gene encoding mRNA (2'-O-methyladenosine-N(6)-)-methyltransferase-like produces the protein MNDISTSNKETVLPGPSAWEQLTNPALAEQHQQQQQQQQQQQQQQQQLQQQQQQQLQIQQQQHQPTPQPHQQPLHQQHVPPQHHQMHHPHHLQGSPHPSLQHPLTQSPHPHPNQTPLHQATSPTSSVAPMTPTKTTPPDVSHTPQTTPGPNQTPGPSYSEELLPELVNQGWRKFWSKREGRPYFWNKLTGESLWEPPMLNRGTQQFDPLTDPLGICHTGQNGPAPQQNNNALKRRASEDIQNHNQQQQQQGTGGPPPLKKYVLPGPWDLEIPTNVVMYDRIPTMYPQPSPEVEAMRGVLTVRLYKTYEDLCTKRESINPPAGSFNRWLMERKIIDRGCDPMLPSVCQPEISQQMYREIIRDIPIKIVKPKFTGDARKQLSRYCDAAKKIVERRSASVESKKVVKWNAEETYEWLRKTVGASYEDFQDRLTHLRRQCEPHIIGTVRNSVEQLCMKTYHLSAQHSKAIRERHSQILKESGIQELTQPLQPPLMRKVWCYPVQFAIPSPRMPQIDYNTDREHMTIKYTHASLPGPDTHTINSSHLQKLEQLYRYNCFDDKKFDFFIGRVYCMLKRYSTFLCNVNYNQQEPELTQSALPAVVFECLHQHFGVTFECFASPLNCYFRQYCSAFGDTDSYFGSRGSFLEFKPVSGSFQVNPPYCEELIDATLRHIDRLLTDSVDPLSFIVFLQEWKEPALQCLSKIEDSHFKRKQVVVMGMEHEYRHGLQHCIPKSDVNFKSIHGTMVVWLQNNAGFQRWGPTEARVDALLEAFRPGRERERDKVVPASVGTPATANSPPETPGNANSEPGSTTPKTPQTPTA